The following proteins come from a genomic window of Meleagris gallopavo isolate NT-WF06-2002-E0010 breed Aviagen turkey brand Nicholas breeding stock chromosome Z, Turkey_5.1, whole genome shotgun sequence:
- the LOC104914932 gene encoding erbin-like has product MTTKRNLLVRLVSCRCLRGEEETVTTLDYSHCSLEQVPKEIFTFEKTLEELYLDANQIEELPKQLFNCQSLHKLSLPDNDLTTLPASIANLINLRELDVSKNGIQEFPENIKNCKVLTVVEASVNPISK; this is encoded by the exons ATGACAACGAAGAGGAATTTGTTGGTGCGGCTGGTGTCATGCCGCTGCCTGCGTGGAGAGGAGGAAACAGTCACTACACTTGATTATTCTCACTGCAGCCTGGAACAGGTGCCTAAGGagatttttacttttgaaaagaCCCTAGAAGAACTCTACTTAGATGCTAATCAGATTGAAGAGCTTCCAAAG CAACTTTTTAACTGTCAGTCGCTGCACAAGCTGAGTTTGCCAGACAATGATCTAACCACATTGCCAGCATCCATTGCAAATCTCATTAATCTCAGGGAACTGGATGTCAGCAAGAATG GCATACAGGAGTTtccagaaaacataaaaaactGCAAAGTCTTGACAGTTGTTGAGGCCAGCGTAAATCCAATTTCAAAGTAA